From a single Lolium rigidum isolate FL_2022 chromosome 7, APGP_CSIRO_Lrig_0.1, whole genome shotgun sequence genomic region:
- the LOC124673085 gene encoding putative inorganic phosphate transporter 1-13, with product MAGNQQPRVLQALDVARTQWYHFTAIAIAGMGFFTDAYDLFSISLVVDVIGHRYYGGQPPRGVSAAISVIALCGTVPGQLVFGWLGDKMGRKRIYGYTLILMVVCSLASGFSFSKRTGKSVVTVLCFFRFWLGVSIGGDYPLSATIMSEYANKKTRGAFIAAVFAMQGFGNLAAGIVGMITSKAFEKASPNDVDYVWRIVLMIGAIPALLTYYWRMQMPETARQRYCDIWIYQS from the exons ATGGCTGGCAACCAGCAGCCGAGGGTGCTGCAAGCCCTTGATGTGGCACGGACGCAGTGGTACCACTTCACGGCGATCGCCATCGCCGGCATGGGCTTCTTCACCGACGCCTACGATCTCTTCTCCATCTCCCTAGTCGTCGACGTCATCGGCCATAGGTACTATGGTggccagccgcctcgcggggtctCCGCCGCCATCAGCGTCATCGCGCTCTGCGGCACCGTCCCTGGGCAGCTCGTCTTCGGCTGGCTCGGAGACAAGATGGGCCGGAAGCGCATCTATGGCTACACACTGATCCTCATGGTCGTCTGCTCCCTCGCCTCCGGCTTCTCCTTCAGCAAGCGTACCGGCAAAAGCGTGGTGACCGTCCTCTGCTTCTTCCGGTTCTGGCTCGGCGTCAGCATCGGCGGCGACTACCCGCTCTCCGCCACCATCATGTCTGAGTATGCCAATAAGAAAACCCGCGGCGCATTCATCGCCGCCGTCTTCGCCATGCAA GGTTTTGGCAACCTTGCTGCTGGGATTGTCGGCATGATCACATCAAAAGCCTTCGAGAAAGCATCGCCCAATGACGTTGACTACGTCTGGCGCATCGTCCTGATGATCGGCGCCATTCCGGCGCTGCTCACCTACTACTGGCGCATGCAGATGCCGGAGACGGCACG TCAACGATACTGCGACATTTGGATATATCAGTCTTAA